The following proteins are co-located in the Helicobacter acinonychis genome:
- a CDS encoding outer membrane protein, which translates to MERLLKKGVSAFFLGASLNANDWTYTIVKKEELGHKRFLKKKCLKNTARHPCFARPKRAKRKPLNLDKNSYYYGTSVVQMSWLESKETFKNHSEYKNIPFAEVSLIFGYKHFFPKKEHYGFRYYAFLDYAYGFLPKSKSDFKASLRESLQIPKSYQNKLQKKETFINTLIYGMGADIVYKRAFGTLILGVNLVGETWFYETNIFKQWAKNPLNTYHPNMFQVMLNAGYRYRFSRHKNWAIELGTRIPFLINRYFKTPLYSLYFKRNLSIYLTSTYDF; encoded by the coding sequence GAAAGGTTGCTTAAGAAGGGGGTTTCGGCGTTCTTTTTGGGTGCGAGTTTGAACGCTAATGATTGGACTTACACGATTGTCAAAAAAGAAGAATTAGGGCATAAGCGATTTTTAAAAAAGAAATGTTTGAAAAATACGGCACGCCACCCATGTTTTGCTAGACCCAAAAGGGCGAAGAGAAAACCTCTTAATTTAGATAAAAATTCCTACTATTATGGCACTAGCGTGGTGCAAATGTCATGGTTAGAGAGTAAAGAAACCTTTAAAAACCATTCAGAGTATAAAAATATTCCTTTTGCTGAAGTCAGTTTGATCTTTGGTTACAAGCATTTTTTCCCTAAAAAAGAGCACTATGGGTTTCGTTATTACGCTTTTTTGGATTACGCTTATGGGTTTTTGCCTAAAAGTAAAAGCGATTTCAAGGCGAGTTTGAGAGAGAGTTTGCAAATCCCTAAAAGCTATCAAAACAAATTGCAAAAAAAAGAGACTTTTATCAACACCCTTATTTATGGCATGGGGGCGGATATTGTATATAAAAGGGCTTTTGGGACGCTGATTTTAGGGGTAAATCTCGTGGGGGAAACCTGGTTTTATGAAACAAATATCTTTAAACAATGGGCTAAAAACCCTCTAAATACTTACCACCCCAACATGTTTCAAGTGATGTTAAATGCAGGGTATCGTTACCGCTTTTCAAGGCATAAAAACTGGGCAATAGAATTGGGCACACGCATCCCTTTTTTAATTAATCGTTATTTTAAGACCCCTTTATACTCCCTTTATTTTAAGCGTAACCTTTCGATTTATCTCACTTCAACTTATGATTTTTAG